The sequence below is a genomic window from Etheostoma cragini isolate CJK2018 chromosome 20, CSU_Ecrag_1.0, whole genome shotgun sequence.
AAAACAAAACCGCTAGTTCAGAGGAATGCCTTGTATGGAAGATTATCAAATGAAAGCAGCTGTAAAGAGGGGGAGTTGAGGATTACCTACAGCGCAGGTATTGATGGTCTTGAGTTACACCTGTTGGTTACACCTGCTTCTATGCCTCATAACTAATCCCTAACCGGTGTCATCTTTCAGAGTGGCCAGTCAGTTTGTTTGCCAACAGACAAAGGTCATTCGCAACATGCTTTACTTTTAAGGAGGCCATCTGAGTTCTAAGTGGCAAAGCTGTCTTCAGTTCAGATTTTGTGGAATGTCATTAGTCTGTCGGTATGCTATTTGATGGGTGCAACATGGGtatctggattttcttttcaaaattctGTACTAATTTTATCTTTCCTCTCATTGGTCCAGCAGGGAAACGGGGCCGAGGGCGGTCCTGACCTGTCACAGTGGGTACTGACTTGATGTGTGGGGTTACACCGTAAGCTGCAatggatgttgaaaaaaaagagcacGACAAAAGGTCCAATGATATTCCAGCCTTACAGAAGAAGCATCTCCCCTccccatgtttttttgtttttttttagatttctttctGAAACTGCCACCTTAAAAAGATGACCGGAGGATTCTAAATACTCGCCACAGCCTCTTTGCCCCAAGCCCTTGTACCCATCCCTGATTTCCAGGGCCCTATGTATTATTGCCCTTACAATCTACCCCTTCCCTGTCCCTGAACatgccatttttaaataattattgaaGAAATTGCACTTTTTTAAGTTCTTGGGTTTGAAGTGGCTCAAAGGAGCTTGATgctattgtatatttttgtgctAATCGCAATTTTTATTGTCGGAATATCCATGTTCTTAATCGTTTGATCTGGATGTTTGACGGAGAACATTAGCAGGTTTTTAGGGTGTACCCACCTGGCATGGATAAGTCAGGCATTCCATGAAAGTGGTTCTTTTCAGAACTTGTCTTTAAAGGGTTGGTTGACTACCTCAGTACAGAGGACTAAACTACCCGGCCTGTACTGTAAATAGGGAAACTATATTGATGAAAGCAGGGCttgttttcatacaaaataTGCACAAGAGCTGCAGCGGGAAAACAATGTACTTAATTTAAGAGTCATTTTAGCTGCAGCTCTGACACTGCAAACAGTCAAACTGGGCATGCAAAACAATCTCATATGATGAGTCTGAACAAGCCCTGCTTTTGTCCTATTTTGAACTGAATTAGCTGCCTTGCTTCTTCAGAGTATGTAGTTACTGGTTGTATAGTTTTTCggataaaatgttacttttgtaAAGGCTTCAAGATCACAGGCATCCAACTGCCtttgattaaaagaaataaacaaaaataaagcccTGCAGTGTCCCTTTTGTGCCACTGTATTCCAGtgggtttgtttttatattgatacaatacattttcagacatCATGTAAAACAACCTAAACCAGTCTTTCATCATATAACATCATGTTAATCTTGATTGATCCCTTCCCAGCTCCAAAGACAGCAACTTTGTAAAGATATTTCAAGTTTATCTTGGATGACTGAATTGCCATATTGCCAAGTGAGCATGTGTgcctaacgttacctgctgtgaTTTAGTGAGGGATCAGTCACATAGTGGTAGAAGGGATACTGCAGTGAAGGATTTCCATTTCCCGGGTATAGCATAAAGGAAACTGCTCTTCAATCCCAGTTTTCTATACAGTTAACTCCCTCAATAAAATCATAACCaccttttgagaaaaaaagatgttagcAGTTTTAAACTATTGTTGGTGGCCAACAACGTTTTTTGCATTCCTgcaaataaattgttttatactgtaaaatGGAGGTGAGTGTaacttatttttgtaataaagtTTTTGATTTCTATCTGTGTCTTAGTCTTTGGTTAACATCTTCATGCGGTGCAAATGCTCTATTAATTGGCTGGTGTTTGATTCACATTTTCAACTGGTCTGTGTTTTGAAACTACTCattagggcccgagcactgCCAGCTTTGGTCAGTAAAAGACCTATTGAAAATGCTCTGTTTATTTTAGTCCAAATGAATTGCAATTTTGGGGGCCTATACATGCTGGAAAAGTTATTAAACCATGCATGCTTGCCAATCACAGAAGTGGTTAATTGTTTACTTCTGATGGGGTTCTCTGGCTTGGTGTTGGCAAATTAGCTTGATATTGCCCAAtacaatttttcaaaaaagtaGCCTCTGCCATGAGTTCTACCTAAATGTATGATATTTGGTAAGCATATGTATCGGGTCGTGACTTGCAGAAAAGCCTCTTGGAGCCATAGCCCAAATGCAACAGAAAGTcagccattttgaattgaaaatgtatttttggtaCGTTGACCATTTCCATCGGCCACACTCTGCGCCCCATATCACCTAATTCTAAGATCCCGTCTCTGTCCTAATGCATCGGCACTATCCGATTATCGTGCAAATGCAGTACTATGTTGACTGGTgtcattacattattaaaataccGCAGTAAAAACAGTTTATTGAATATAACTGCCAAAGGCAATCATGAAGGTCATCATGAATCATGAATACGGTCAATTGTCGGGCTTTCCTTTTCGCGTGCATAAACAACGTGGTGAGGACAGAAGGCTGCCCTAAGAATGCAGTTTGGACTTTAAATTGTTAAACTATTAGAGAGCGACTTGAGccttcaaaaaatgtaatttctttcaCTCCAACATTTAAGGTTTAGCTGCCTTTTAACTGGTCTCTCGTCGGATTTAAGTCTAAACTGATTGTAAACTAAACATGCAAGACGAGTAGGACAGCTGGCCGGCGTCGTTAAAATTCTTTTGCACCGCAAACTCAGTTCCGCTCGAGGCATCTAACAACAGTAACAGTAGGCTACTGATGTGAACTAATTAGCTAACGCTTACTGGGGATTTACGCGAAAATGGTTTCACGTTAGCttgtcaaaaacatcaaaacggACTTTTCCAAACGGGAGCTAGCTGTGAGCGCAGCGGAGGTGACATCACGCGTCCCCGTGCTGACAAGCAGGCAGCGACTGTTTCCCCTCAATGTGCAGCAATGACAGCGAGAGCTCCGCAGCCATTAGCCAAACAGCGGAGCAGGGCAGTGTATTACACAGAGGATGATGCTGCGTAATTAGCTCCAAACCAGCTGTGGTTTACAGCTGTCTCCGGCAACTCGCCTCCTACACGCTGATCCTATAAACAGGGAACCTGCGCGTTTATTCTGCAAATTCATGATGGTGTCGATGGTCAACTACAAAGAAAAATACCCCTTAACTTCCACTGTACACTTACAGTAAGTGCTGGTGTCAATAGATGAAATCGCTAAAACCTGCTTGTCATGTGAGGTAAAGAAGCAGCACAACAATTGCATTATTTTTGACGTGACGGTGTTATGTGTCGCAGCAACGTGCTTATGTCTTCTTAGAGCGTCGCTACATGATGTCTTCTTTATTTACCAGTCACATGCAATAGGCTGCAAGGAACAGGCTCCCCAGAGCGGCGAATATGGGATGCATCAGGACTTGTCTGCAGAAAATAAGACGCAGGGTGAAGCTGGAGCGGTTCAGAGAGCTCGGCCGACAGTATCCTGTCTTCTGCTTTCTCATGCTGGTCCTCCTGCTGTCTACTGTGCTTTTAAACAGGTAACTAGGCCCCGACCACAGTCTACATCACATCACTGTTACATATGTAACATCCATGTCATCTATCCTCCATGGCATCTATATTCCCTTTATATTCTAAAATGGTTTACGCAGTTAACATGTGCTTCTTCTGTTTTGACAGGTACATTCATATTATGATGGTGTTTTGGTCCTTCCTGGCTGGAGTCTTCACTTTCTACTGCTCTTTGGGGCCTGAATCTCTGCTGCCCAACGTCTTGGTCTCCATCAAACCAAAAACCAAGGTACCTCAGAAAGCAACACAAGTTGCTAAATAGTGTTGTCTGTTCCTTGATCATAACACATTGacaatgtctttgttgtgtcttatgatgcttttttttgcaatacatCTAGGATTTATAGTGATTTCTAAAGAAAGTTTGGATATCCAAATTGATATTTAATTGGATACAAAATTCCCAGTGAATTAACAGTTCTGCAGCTGCAGTGAATGATGGGTAGGATCCTTGTAAATGCTAAACAGTATGCTAACCTTCTCTTGCAGTCATACCAACAGGAGCTGTTTCCACAGGGCCACAGCTGTGCTGTTTGTGGAAAAATCAAATGCAAAAGGCACAGGTGAGCCACCTGGTTATTCTGTGGTGCAGTGGTAGTTGAGGTAGTGGCTGTAATGTGTTGTATCATGACCTTATCATTTGTGTCTACAGCGGTTATTCTGATTAAGTAAACTCTCAAAGCCGACAGACGAAAGAGGTCACTCCATGTGACTTTGTACATTACCATGTGACTTTCATTCGTGATTTACTTGTAAAAGACAGGGTAAGAATCAAACTAATGAATCCATTTGGAAGCAAGAAGTAAGCTAAATTGGAGAAACGAGTGATCTGGATTAATTGAAGATAGATTCCTTATATCATTCTACCTTAATCTTATAGTATTGGGCCAACATGCATTCAATGGGCTAATAATACAATGTTGTTTATTATCAAGTAATAGAAGGTATTAcactgccctctagtggccataAAGGATTCTTAAAATTTCACTCTTTATAAtgcttacattttatttatttttttcaatttactgATAGACCGACTTTATTACTGGAAAACTATCAACCATGGCTTGACCTGAACATTCCCTCTAAGGTGGATGCTTCTCTTTCAGAGGTAATACACgcattgatttaatttaatttaattttagttgaaGTTGTTATTAATTAAATAGACCAAATTATCTTATAGcccagttttgtgtttttttggtcaaGATTCTGGAGCTGGTTCTAGAAAACTTTGTGTATCCTTGGTATAGGTAAGccatttctctgtgtttttttgcatgtcatAATACAAAGGGAGGTggtctttattgtgttataaacATAGTGACACTGACTGTGCTGTGTTTCATTTCAGAGACATCACGGACGATGAGGCGTTTGTTGACGATCTCAGAGTGACTTTGCGCTTCCTTGCAGCTGTGTTGGTCCGACGGACCCTGAAGGTGACAAACTAGACACAGTATGAAGTTCAAATCTTGGGATGCCGATTGACTGaccattcttttgtttttaatatgtttttttgcctcTCAGGTGGATGTGGCATCCCTCATCACACAAAAGCTTCTTAAAGTTGCCATGAAGCACATTGAAATAATAAGCAAAGCAAGACAGAAAGGTATTGCCGACATGCATCACCCACAGAGTCGTTTCTTTGTGTTTACCATgagaaaagcaaacaacaacCATCTCTACTCTCCCGCTCTCCTCTGTAGTAAAGAACGCAGAGTTTCTTCAACAAGCTGCCCTGGAGGAATATGGTCCTGACCTCCATGTAGCCCTTCGCAGTCGCAGAGATGAGCTCCTCTACCTCAGGAAGTTGACTGAGATGCTCTTTCCTTACATCCTGCCACCCAAGGCGACAGACTGCAGGTAACGCAGTGCTCTCACAATAAAGGCAGTGCCTCCATATATTTGGAAAAGTGGGGCACAAAACATCACAGCATCAGTGCATTTTTCCCCAAGAAGAAAGTCCCATAGCTTTGACACTATACAAAAGTATATAAGGATCATTCTTTACTCTcttgttttcttatttcctgCTGCCTTATCTCTTCGCTCCTCTCAGATCTCTTACTCTCCTGATAAGAGAAGTATTGGCTGGTTCTGTCTTCCTTCCTTCAATGGACTACTTGGCTGATCCTGTGAGTGTAGACACATGAAGGGCTGCTTTTCTGAATCCAAAATGGTTGTCACTTGAAGCCATATTTAGACTAGTTTGTCAGTCTAAATACTAATTTGTACTCATGTTCAAATCAGTATTTAATGGTTATGTACCATTATGTTATGGTACATAACATAATAAATGTTATGTACCATGAGCatgcaaataaaagacaaatatgtgTCTCTTTCAGATCATCTAAAGTACTTATAGTGTCCTATGGGAGCTATATGAATTTACTGactactgtttgttttttcaggaCACAGTGAATCatttacttttgatatttatagACAACTCCCCTGTAAGTATATGTTGAAACGTGAACAGGTAGTGTCATTTCCAATCcgcatatttaaacattattatattgCTGCAGAGAGTGTGTAATGTAAAGTATGGGTGAATAACGTAAACCTGTTTTTCCCTCCAGCCTGAAGAACCCATGGAGCCCACTTCAACGTTGGTTCCTTTTCTACAAAAGTACTCAGACGTTCGCAACAAAAAGCTCTCTGTAAGTGTTTCCTCTGATTCAGTAGAATATAATACTATGATAGTGATAGTGACTCCTAAATTTTTTAAACTGCAGCCAACCTCTgaacaaatcaaaacacataCCACCTCCCCAGATACTGTATTTAATCATATCTAGTTGGAAGCTGCCTTTGTTTATTGGGATTtatgttctctcttttttaccaTTGTTCTCGTTCATCAGGTGCTGAAACTGGAGTTGAGGGAAATCAGAGAACAGCAAGACCTTCTCTTCCGTTTCATGAACTTCCTGAAGCAAGAAGGGGCCGTTCACGTGCTGCAGTTCTGCCTTGCAGTCGGTAAGTGTGTCCCGAACCTTTCGGATGGTTTCAACCTTATTCTAGCCCTTCTCTCACACCTCACCACTCACAGTCAATCTGAAAGCATTGGCAGACCTCATTAAAAACTGTCCATAATCTTGACTCTCATGGAGACCGCAGTGATGCAGTCCTAAAGGTCCTTACGCAGTGAGACTGAGCTGTCCGACTCTTCTAACTTTGCAGAGGAATTCAATGACAAGATACTGTGCCCAGAGCTGTCTGACGCAGAAAAGATAATGCTTCATGAGGAGGTGAAGAAGATCTATGAGACATACTGTTTGGACGAGAGTGTCGACAAGATCCGCTTTGATCCTTTCATAGTGGAAGAAATACGCAACAGTATGTCAATCACTGAAATTACAATTTCTCAAAGAAGGGTAAATATTTACCTACTTGGACAAGTGTGTGTGCTattaatgaatgtgtgtgtgtgtctgtgtgtgtgcgttttgttGAACTTCCCAGTTGCAGAGGGCCCGTATGCAGAGGTGGTGAAGCTGCAGACCATGAGGTGTTTGTTTGAAGCCTATGAGCACGTCCTGTCCCTCCTGGAGAATGTTTTCACCCCAATGTTCTGTCACAGTGATGAGGTTAGCGTCCACACCTCGAAATAAATCGCTCAACTCACTGTCACCCAGCTTGACAACACACTCCTGAGGCTTACTGAGTCCACCTTTTTCATATCTGTATTGCAGCTGTCTGTCATGCACAGATTTCTAATTACATTCTTTTCAAAATATGGTTGTTTAAGCATAGACTGAATTTTATTATCCTCTACCATTTGAATTTAGTTTGTGTCAAATTTAACAAAACTATATCTGCCAAATGCTGGAATAACAATTCATTTGAACCGACTGCCTTGCGCTACCCTCTTCCGATCTCTCAGCCACCAACCACTATCGGCCGTGTCATCAATACCAGACGCCCAACTAACCAATGAGCCGACACTGGCATTACGCCAAGCTGCCAAGCCGAATTTAACCCCTCAGAGGCTGTTTCATTGAATACCGCTGGGTGGACCAGTGCTCAGCCATTGTCCACAGCAGGCCACTGCCCTGGAGGACTAGTGTATCTGAAACATAATGATACTATTTGATATTTTGTTGCCACTCCTGTTCTTGCTCCAAAATTAACAATGCAGTCATGATAATTATAAAGGCAAAAAGAGGtcactatatacagtacatactgcagtttttttctttaatgttgctTACATACTGTCCCGGAATTTGCACAtgctttgtttgaaatttacatACCTTTATTTGCTCTTACCATGTCATTCTCCAGTACTTCCGCCAGCTTCTGAGAGGGGCAGAGTCCCCTGCCAGGAATTCCAGGATGAGCAGGTCGGTTTCACTTTACCATTTCTTTGTATATGTGTACAACAATTTAGGCTTGGCCATAATGTTTGCCAGTATATTGATTCATCAGTTAGTATTTGACAGAAGGTACAGGTGAGTTTTGATCATTTAGTTTAActagtgttttatgtgtttagGCAAAAAACTGAGGCAGTGTTTAAACTAGGCGATCAAAACTCACTATTCTGCATCCACATGCAACCCAAATTCCTTTAACTTGTCTAAAGTACACTGATAATGTATTAAACCTTTTTGCGTGTTCACAACTCTCTGTATCCCAGTAGCCACTGCAGTGTGAAAGCAGAATATAGTATGTGCCAGTTGCCTGAAATATAACATTTCCTATCACTTCAATTCACCAACTGTAAatcaaaagtacaaaaaaatagttttttactTTGCAGTATAATGAAACTTAAATAAGAATTGAGGTGCCCTGGGCCCAGGTGTCGACTGCCATGTTTCTATCACGGGGTGTGGTGGGTAAGTGGCCAAGGGGTCTTGCCACTAACTCCTTGTGCATATTGTTCCAGAAATAGCCTCAGTTTGGATGACATCCGGTGAGTATAAGGCATTAGTGTGCTGATCAGAACAGTTGCTGGCTGAGTAGTGCTGCTGCACGCAAGATACAAACGACACTTCATTGTTGCCTGACCTGTTTTCAGAGAAACATGCTGCATTTGTAACAAATGAACTGTGCTCTGGGCCTGCTGCAATCAGGGCTTCAGTTCAATGATCACTAGTAGATATTGCTAATCTAATTTCACccataaatatgttttatttggtGCCTGTGCTGTAAATGCAAATGAGAGAAGATTGAGAAAAGCGACCTTATTTAGCTTATAATATTAATCATAGCATGAGTTATCATTAATCATATGTTAATCAAGTTAATCAAGAGTGATGCTGCTGAACACATGCCATGTAAAAAAGGTTTATGCTTTAGGCTAATGATTTTTCTTCctacattttcaatttaaggGTTTGcttgcaaaatgaaaaaaaaacatcaggggTTACTTGAtgttagttgtttttgttttttcaactgGTTAAAAAATCAATCTTGTATTAAGGTAGTTTTGAAAGCAGCATGAATTATACCACTCAAAGGAGAAAGATGAGGTAGCAGCAAATGGCTCTCACTTGCAATCTATTTGTTGACGCTGACCAACTACAAGCCTCAACTCCCTCCATGTCTGCAATTTAGAAACCTCCCTTCCACTCTGCCCGTCTGTCCGCCTGTTACTCCATATATGTATTGCCGCCATCGTGCTGTGTCTGTGACTGTATGTCCCCTCTGATTCTGTGACCATCATACTGCCTGCCCTGGTTTGACCCACggtcctctccctcctcttgcCCGTGTCGACGTGACCCTGTTCTGCTTATAGTTCCTGGGACTGGAGCCCCGAGTCCCCGTCCTCAATGTTCACCGCCTCTGGCAGCTCTTCACCTG
It includes:
- the LOC117936337 gene encoding sorting nexin-14-like isoform X1, whose product is MGCIRTCLQKIRRRVKLERFRELGRQYPVFCFLMLVLLLSTVLLNRYIHIMMVFWSFLAGVFTFYCSLGPESLLPNVLVSIKPKTKSYQQELFPQGHSCAVCGKIKCKRHRPTLLLENYQPWLDLNIPSKVDASLSEILELVLENFVYPWYRDITDDEAFVDDLRVTLRFLAAVLVRRTLKVDVASLITQKLLKVAMKHIEIISKARQKVKNAEFLQQAALEEYGPDLHVALRSRRDELLYLRKLTEMLFPYILPPKATDCRSLTLLIREVLAGSVFLPSMDYLADPDTVNHLLLIFIDNSPPEEPMEPTSTLVPFLQKYSDVRNKKLSVLKLELREIREQQDLLFRFMNFLKQEGAVHVLQFCLAVEEFNDKILCPELSDAEKIMLHEEVKKIYETYCLDESVDKIRFDPFIVEEIRNIAEGPYAEVVKLQTMRCLFEAYEHVLSLLENVFTPMFCHSDEYFRQLLRGAESPARNSRMSRNSLSLDDIRSWDWSPESPSSMFTASGSSSPASFNSLHAQSTFTTFSYGSLSHRHSSPKNTSKRGESFGISRIGSKIKGVFKSTTMEGAMLPSHGVVEGEDDMVEEAMMVLEDDSPMEAASTPSTPRNLSAWNITIPYIDFYDDDVKRERIPVFCIDVERNDRKAVGHESENWSVYRRYLEFYVFESKLTEFHGSFPDAQLPSKRIIGPKNYEFLTSKREEFQEYLQKLLQHPELSNSQLLADFLSPYSMESQFLDKMLPDVNLGKIIKSVPSKLIKEKGQHLEPFIQSFFNSCESPKPKPSRPELTILSPTSENDKKLFNDLFKNNANRSEMTEKRHNQNYFMEMITVEGLYDYLMFLGRVVFHIPDWLHHLLMGGRILLKNTLEAYTDYYLQCKLNQVVQEHRLVSIITLLRDTVFCESSVPRSAQDKQRRAKKTFDQMRTYIPDFLGKCIGEEAKYEGVRLLFDGLQQPVLNKQLTYVLLDIAIQELFPELNKQVQKDTAVMAPWM
- the LOC117936337 gene encoding sorting nexin-14-like isoform X2; the protein is MGCIRTCLQKIRRRVKLERFRELGRQYPVFCFLMLVLLLSTVLLNRYIHIMMVFWSFLAGVFTFYCSLGPESLLPNVLVSIKPKTKSYQQELFPQGHSCAVCGKIKCKRHRPTLLLENYQPWLDLNIPSKVDASLSEILELVLENFVYPWYRDITDDEAFVDDLRVTLRFLAAVLVRRTLKVDVASLITQKLLKVAMKHIEIISKARQKVKNAEFLQQAALEEYGPDLHVALRSRRDELLYLRKLTEMLFPYILPPKATDCRSLTLLIREVLAGSVFLPSMDYLADPDTVNHLLLIFIDNSPPEEPMEPTSTLVPFLQKYSDVRNKKLSVLKLELREIREQQDLLFRFMNFLKQEGAVHVLQFCLAVEEFNDKILCPELSDAEKIMLHEEVKKIYETYCLDESVDKIRFDPFIVEEIRNIAEGPYAEVVKLQTMRCLFEAYEHVLSLLENVFTPMFCHSDEYFRQLLRGAESPARNSRMSRNSLSLDDIRSWDWSPESPSSMFTASGSSSPASFNSLHAQSTFTTFSYGSLSHRHSSPKNTSKRGESFGISRIGSKIKGVFKSTTMEGAMLPSHGVVEGEDDMVEEAMMVLEDDSPMEAASTPSTPRNLSAWNITIPYIDFYDDDVKRERIPVFCIDVERNDRKAVGHESENWSVYRRYLEFYVFESKLTEFHGSFPDAQLPSKRIIGPKNYEFLTSKREEFQEYLQKLLQHPELSNSQLLADFLSPYSMESQFLDKMLPDVNLGKIIKSVPSKLIKEKGQHLEPFIQSFFNSCESPKPKPSRPELTILSPTSENDKKLFNDLFKNNANRSEMTEKRHNQNYFMEMITVEGLYDYLMFLGRVVFHIPDWLHHLLMGGRILLKNTLEAYTDYYLQCKLNQVVQEHRLVSIITLLRDTVFCESSVPRSAQDKQRRAKKTFDQMRTYIPDFLGKCIGEEAKYEGVRLLFDGLQQPVLNKQLTYVLLDIAIQELFPELNKVQKDTAVMAPWM
- the LOC117936337 gene encoding sorting nexin-14-like isoform X5, whose product is MGCIRTCLQKIRRRVKLERFRELGRQYPVFCFLMLVLLLSTVLLNRYIHIMMVFWSFLAGVFTFYCSLGPESLLPNVLVSIKPKTKSYQQELFPQGHSCAVCGKIKCKRHRPTLLLENYQPWLDLNIPSKVDASLSEILELVLENFVYPWYRDITDDEAFVDDLRVTLRFLAAVLVRRTLKVDVASLITQKLLKVAMKHIEIISKARQKVKNAEFLQQAALEEYGPDLHVALRSRRDELLYLRKLTEMLFPYILPPKATDCRSLTLLIREVLAGSVFLPSMDYLADPDTVNHLLLIFIDNSPPEEPMEPTSTLVPFLQKYSDVRNKKLSVLKLELREIREQQDLLFRFMNFLKQEGAVHVLQFCLAVEEFNDKILCPELSDAEKIMLHEEVKKIYETYCLDESVDKIRFDPFIVEEIRNIAEGPYAEVVKLQTMRCLFEAYEHVLSLLENVFTPMFCHSDEYFRQLLRGAESPARNSRMSRNSLSLDDIRNTSKRGESFGISRIGSKIKGVFKSTTMEGAMLPSHGVVEGEDDMVEEAMMVLEDDSPMEAASTPSTPRNLSAWNITIPYIDFYDDDVKRERIPVFCIDVERNDRKAVGHESENWSVYRRYLEFYVFESKLTEFHGSFPDAQLPSKRIIGPKNYEFLTSKREEFQEYLQKLLQHPELSNSQLLADFLSPYSMESQFLDKMLPDVNLGKIIKSVPSKLIKEKGQHLEPFIQSFFNSCESPKPKPSRPELTILSPTSENDKKLFNDLFKNNANRSEMTEKRHNQNYFMEMITVEGLYDYLMFLGRVVFHIPDWLHHLLMGGRILLKNTLEAYTDYYLQCKLNQVVQEHRLVSIITLLRDTVFCESSVPRSAQDKQRRAKKTFDQMRTYIPDFLGKCIGEEAKYEGVRLLFDGLQQPVLNKQLTYVLLDIAIQELFPELNKQVQKDTAVMAPWM
- the LOC117936337 gene encoding sorting nexin-14-like isoform X6, which produces MGCIRTCLQKIRRRVKLERFRELGRQYPVFCFLMLVLLLSTVLLNRYIHIMMVFWSFLAGVFTFYCSLGPESLLPNVLVSIKPKTKSYQQELFPQGHSCAVCGKIKCKRHRPTLLLENYQPWLDLNIPSKVDASLSEILELVLENFVYPWYRDITDDEAFVDDLRVTLRFLAAVLVRRTLKVDVASLITQKLLKVAMKHIEIISKARQKVKNAEFLQQAALEEYGPDLHVALRSRRDELLYLRKLTEMLFPYILPPKATDCRSLTLLIREVLAGSVFLPSMDYLADPDTVNHLLLIFIDNSPPEEPMEPTSTLVPFLQKYSDVRNKKLSVLKLELREIREQQDLLFRFMNFLKQEGAVHVLQFCLAVEEFNDKILCPELSDAEKIMLHEEVKKIYETYCLDESVDKIRFDPFIVEEIRNIAEGPYAEVVKLQTMRCLFEAYEHVLSLLENVFTPMFCHSDEYFRQLLRGAESPARNSRMSRNTSKRGESFGISRIGSKIKGVFKSTTMEGAMLPSHGVVEGEDDMVEEAMMVLEDDSPMEAASTPSTPRNLSAWNITIPYIDFYDDDVKRERIPVFCIDVERNDRKAVGHESENWSVYRRYLEFYVFESKLTEFHGSFPDAQLPSKRIIGPKNYEFLTSKREEFQEYLQKLLQHPELSNSQLLADFLSPYSMESQFLDKMLPDVNLGKIIKSVPSKLIKEKGQHLEPFIQSFFNSCESPKPKPSRPELTILSPTSENDKKLFNDLFKNNANRSEMTEKRHNQNYFMEMITVEGLYDYLMFLGRVVFHIPDWLHHLLMGGRILLKNTLEAYTDYYLQCKLNQVVQEHRLVSIITLLRDTVFCESSVPRSAQDKQRRAKKTFDQMRTYIPDFLGKCIGEEAKYEGVRLLFDGLQQPVLNKQLTYVLLDIAIQELFPELNKQVQKDTAVMAPWM
- the LOC117936337 gene encoding sorting nexin-14-like isoform X3, whose protein sequence is MGCIRTCLQKIRRRVKLERFRELGRQYPVFCFLMLVLLLSTVLLNRYIHIMMVFWSFLAGVFTFYCSLGPESLLPNVLVSIKPKTKSYQQELFPQGHSCAVCGKIKCKRHRPTLLLENYQPWLDLNIPSKVDASLSEILELVLENFVYPWYRDITDDEAFVDDLRVTLRFLAAVLVRRTLKVDVASLITQKLLKVAMKHIEIISKARQKVKNAEFLQQAALEEYGPDLHVALRSRRDELLYLRKLTEMLFPYILPPKATDCRSLTLLIREVLAGSVFLPSMDYLADPDTVNHLLLIFIDNSPPEEPMEPTSTLVPFLQKYSDVRNKKLSVLKLELREIREQQDLLFRFMNFLKQEGAVHVLQFCLAVEEFNDKILCPELSDAEKIMLHEEVKKIYETYCLDESVDKIRFDPFIVEEIRNIAEGPYAEVVKLQTMRCLFEAYEHVLSLLENVFTPMFCHSDEYFRQLLRGAESPARNSRMSSSWDWSPESPSSMFTASGSSSPASFNSLHAQSTFTTFSYGSLSHRHSSPKNTSKRGESFGISRIGSKIKGVFKSTTMEGAMLPSHGVVEGEDDMVEEAMMVLEDDSPMEAASTPSTPRNLSAWNITIPYIDFYDDDVKRERIPVFCIDVERNDRKAVGHESENWSVYRRYLEFYVFESKLTEFHGSFPDAQLPSKRIIGPKNYEFLTSKREEFQEYLQKLLQHPELSNSQLLADFLSPYSMESQFLDKMLPDVNLGKIIKSVPSKLIKEKGQHLEPFIQSFFNSCESPKPKPSRPELTILSPTSENDKKLFNDLFKNNANRSEMTEKRHNQNYFMEMITVEGLYDYLMFLGRVVFHIPDWLHHLLMGGRILLKNTLEAYTDYYLQCKLNQVVQEHRLVSIITLLRDTVFCESSVPRSAQDKQRRAKKTFDQMRTYIPDFLGKCIGEEAKYEGVRLLFDGLQQPVLNKQLTYVLLDIAIQELFPELNKQVQKDTAVMAPWM
- the LOC117936337 gene encoding sorting nexin-14-like isoform X4, which codes for MGCIRTCLQKIRRRVKLERFRELGRQYPVFCFLMLVLLLSTVLLNRYIHIMMVFWSFLAGVFTFYCSLGPESLLPNVLVSIKPKTKSYQQELFPQGHSCAVCGKIKCKRHRPTLLLENYQPWLDLNIPSKVDASLSEILELVLENFVYPWYRDITDDEAFVDDLRVTLRFLAAVLVRRTLKVDVASLITQKLLKVAMKHIEIISKARQKVKNAEFLQQAALEEYGPDLHVALRSRRDELLYLRKLTEMLFPYILPPKATDCRSLTLLIREVLAGSVFLPSMDYLADPDTPEEPMEPTSTLVPFLQKYSDVRNKKLSVLKLELREIREQQDLLFRFMNFLKQEGAVHVLQFCLAVEEFNDKILCPELSDAEKIMLHEEVKKIYETYCLDESVDKIRFDPFIVEEIRNIAEGPYAEVVKLQTMRCLFEAYEHVLSLLENVFTPMFCHSDEYFRQLLRGAESPARNSRMSRNSLSLDDIRSWDWSPESPSSMFTASGSSSPASFNSLHAQSTFTTFSYGSLSHRHSSPKNTSKRGESFGISRIGSKIKGVFKSTTMEGAMLPSHGVVEGEDDMVEEAMMVLEDDSPMEAASTPSTPRNLSAWNITIPYIDFYDDDVKRERIPVFCIDVERNDRKAVGHESENWSVYRRYLEFYVFESKLTEFHGSFPDAQLPSKRIIGPKNYEFLTSKREEFQEYLQKLLQHPELSNSQLLADFLSPYSMESQFLDKMLPDVNLGKIIKSVPSKLIKEKGQHLEPFIQSFFNSCESPKPKPSRPELTILSPTSENDKKLFNDLFKNNANRSEMTEKRHNQNYFMEMITVEGLYDYLMFLGRVVFHIPDWLHHLLMGGRILLKNTLEAYTDYYLQCKLNQVVQEHRLVSIITLLRDTVFCESSVPRSAQDKQRRAKKTFDQMRTYIPDFLGKCIGEEAKYEGVRLLFDGLQQPVLNKQLTYVLLDIAIQELFPELNKQVQKDTAVMAPWM